GGCCAGCAGGCGCAGGCTTCTCTCGTCCACCTCGCACTGCAGCTCGTTGACCCGCGCGTCGCCCTCCATGACTTCCTCGGCCAGGACATAGTTGCGCTCGGCCAGGGCGCGCAGGGCTTTCTCCACGGCCTTGTCGGCCAGGGCGCCCATCTCCAGGACCCTCAGCTTGAGGGTTTCCAGTTGGTGATGAAAATGAGTTTCCATTGTTTCTCCTGCCTGAATATCCCGAAACGGCCAAAGCCGGGCCGCGTGTCGCGGTAATCCGCCAACAAACCGCGCTGGTTCAGGGACGCGCCTCCGAAAGTCGAGGCCCTGTGCGGTTCGGGTCGGCCCTAGCCGAAACGCCCGGTGATGTAGTCCTCGGTCTGCTTGTTCCTGGGCCGCGTGAACAGGGTTTCGGTGCGGTCCACTTCGATCAGCTTGCCCATGTAGAAGAAGGCGGTCATGTCCGACACGCGCGCCGCCTGCTGCATGGAGTGGGTGACGATGATGATGGTGTAGTTCTTCTTCAGCTCGAAGATGAGTTCCTCGATTTTTTGCGTGGCGATGGGGTCAAGGGCTGAGGCCGGCTCGTCCATGAGCAGCACTTCGGGTTCTACGGCCATGGCCCTGGCGATGCACAGGCGTTGCTGCTGTCCGCCGGACAGGCCCAGGGCGTTGTCGTGCAGGCGGTCCTTGACCTCGTCCCACAGGGCCGCGCCGCGCAGGCTCGTCTCCACGCGCTCGGCGATGAAGGCCTTGTCCGTGAGTCCGTTGACCTTGAGGCCGTAGGCCACGTTCTCGAATACTGTCTTGGGAAAAGGGTTGGGCTTCTGGAAAACCATGCCCACCTTGCGCCGCAGGTCCACCACATCGACCTTGGGATCGTAGATGTCCTCGTTGTCCAGCGTCAGGGAGCCTTCCAGGCGCGTGCCGGGTATGAGGTCGTTCATACGGTTGAGGCAGCGGATGAAGGTGGACTTGCCGCAACCGCTGGGGCCGATGAGCGCCGTGACCTGGAATTTCTGGAGCTCGAGGTTGATGTCCATCAAGGCTTTGAAATCGCCGTAATAGAAGTCCAGCTTGCGGGCTTCCATCTTTATGTTGTTTGGTGCTGGCATGAATTGGGCTCCTCGCGAGCTTGTGGTAAGAGGCATGTGCACTTCCGTTCTCCGGGCTCAGTCCTGGGCCTTGGCCGCGTCCTGGCTCGCCGGGGGCATGGTGAAATAGAAGGTTGCGCCGGTGTCTTCGCCCGTTGCGGGGCTGACGACCCAGATCCTGCCGCCGTGGCGCTCGACAATGTGCTTGGCGATGGCCAGCCCCAGCCCCGAGGAGCCGCCCATCTTCAATCTGTGCTTTTCCACGCGGTAGAAGCGCTCGAAGATCTTGGCCTGCTCGTCGCGGGGAATGCCCGGCCCGCGGTCGCTCACGCCGAACAGGACTTCGCCGTCGCCAGTCTGGTGGAACACGGTGACGCTGCCGTGCTCGGGACTGTAGCGCAACGCGTTTTCAATGAGGTTACGGAACACCTGCACCAGCCGATCATAATCCGCGAGTACAAACACGGCTTTCTCCGGGATGCGGCAGACCAGGGCGACGCCTCGGCCGCGGCCCAAGGACTCGCACTCGCGGTAGGCTGACATGACCGCTGCCTGCGCGTCCACCGGCGCCAGCTCGAAGGCCTGACGGTCGGCCTCCAGCCTGGAAAGGTTGAGCAGGTCGCCCAGGATCTTGGTCATGTGGTTCGCGTTCTTGACGATGATGTTCAGGAAGCCCTTGGCTTGGGGCGAAGCGGCCGGATCGCTCTGCAGGGTTTCGGCGTAGCCCTTGATGGAGGTCAGTGGGGTGCGCAGCTCGTGCGACACGTTGGCCACGAAATCCCGGCGCACGCGCTCCAGATGCTTGAGCCTGCTGATGTCGTGGAAAACGACCACCGCGCCGAGGCCGGAGCCGCTTTCCTTCAGCGGTACGATGCCCACGTCGTAGAACACCCCGCTGCGCGGTTCCAGAAGCAGCGAGACCGGCGCGCCGGTCTCACGGTTTTCCAGGGCCCGCTCGCATTCCTGGTGCAGGACCGGGTCCATGATGGCCTCCAGGGGCGTCTTGCCCTGGCAGTGCTCGATGCCTGGGAAAATGAGCGTCATGGCTCGGTTGACGGCCTGGATGCGGCCGTCCGCCGAGAGCAGCATGACGCCTTCCTTCATGTTGTCCAGGATGGCAACGAGCTGCTGCTTCTGCACCGTGATGGTCTCGATCTGGATCTGGATGCTCTCGGCCATGCGGTTGATGGACTTGGCCAGGGGAGAGAATTCCTTGCCCGGATAGAGGCGCAGGCGTTGGGAGTAGTTGCCCTTGCCGATGGCCTCGGCCATGTTGCTCATGGTGCCGACTTGCGTCGAAAGCTGTCGTGCAAGCAGGAAACTGATGAGCGCGGCCAGGGCGAAGGTCGCGCCAGCGCCGATGAGCAGCCCGCCCAGGGTGCGCTCAAGGCGCGCGTCCAGGTGAGCGTGCTCCGTGGACACGCGCAGGAACCCCTCAGGCAATCCTCCGCGTGGCTTGACCATCTGGGCGGCGTAGACCAGATTCTTGTCCAGGGTATCGCTGTGGCGTATGGCCACGCCCGCTTCCCGGTCGCGCGCGGCGATGATTTCCGGCCGCTGGCCGTGGTTGTCAAGCAGGGGCACCCGGTCGAAGGGAACTGAGGAATCGGCCAGCACACGGCCGTTCTCGGCCACGAAGGTCAACCGCGAGCCTTGTCGCTCCGAAACTTCCACAAGCCAGGCGTGCAGCTCCGCCGGAGTCTCGAAGGTGAGATCCCGCTCCAGGAGCAGCGTGAGCATGCGCACCTGGCGCAGAGTGTCCTGCTTGGCTTCGTCCAGGAGATCCTTGCCGATGACGTGGCGCGAATACCACGTGGACACCAGCAGGGACAGGGCGATGACGACGATGAAGGACAGGATCAGGCGGGACCTGAAGGAGAAGCTTTGCGGCATATCCTACTCTTTGAACCTGTAGCCCACGCCGCGTACTGTCTCCACGAACTTGGCGTAGTCACCGAGCTTCTGGCGCAGCCTGCGCACGTGCGTGTCCACCGTGCGGGCGTATCCTTCGAACTCGTAGCCCCAGACGGTGTTCAAAAGCTGTTCGCGGGTCAGCACCCGGCCGGGATTGCGGATGAGTTCGGACAGCAGCTTGAACTCCGTGGCCGTGAGCAGCAGCTCCTGGTCGTCGATCTCCGCCCTGTGCGCTTCCATGTCCACGCTGAGCCTCTCGCGGCGCCAGCTCTGGCGGACGTCCTCCTCGCCCTTGTTGCGCCGCAGCACGGCGCGCACGCGCAAGATGATTTCCCGCGGGCTGAAAGGCTTGACCACGTAGTCGTCGGCGCCTAGCTCCAGCCCCACGATGCGGTCCACTTCCTCGCCGCGCGCCGTAAGCATGAGGATGGGAATCCGGCCCGTCTCCGAGCCGCGCTTGAGTTCCTTGCATACCTCGAAGCCGTCCATTCCGGGCAGCATGAGATCCAACAGGATCAGGTCCGGCATGTGACGCCGGGCCTTGTTCAGGGCTTCCAGCCCGTCGCTGGCCGTGATGGCGTCATATCCCGCGCTTTCGACATTGAACTTGATGAGCTGCAGGATATCCTCGTCGTCCTCGACGATAAGTATCGTTTCCTTGGCCATGTTTGCCTCTCAGCGTTTGAACTCAGCTTTCATCACGGTTTCGTTACGATTTGACGGAAGATACATGGCAAATTGGCGACGCTTGGATTTATCGGACCCCGATTCCCTTGGTTTGGAGCCGCTTGGGTCTGACATGGAGCTGTAACATTTCGACCGCCCAGCTGGAAGTGCTCGCCGGTTCCGTGCGAGTTTCGCTCTTGTACCGAGGATGCGGGCGAGGGAGGGCCTGCGCAATTGACAGCTCTTATCAACAAGGATAACCAGACCCACAGCCAACACCACCGGCAAGTGAGCTGTCATGACATCAAGTACGCAAGAGAATCCCTTGGAGTTATTCTCGGAGTTCCTGGCCGAGCACGGCTTGCGCATGACTCCGCAACGGCGGCTCATTCTGGAGGTGTTTCTGGAGCATGGCGGGCACTTGGCCGCCGAGGAACTGTACGACTGCGTACGACAGCTCGACCCTTCCGTGGGTCAGGCCACGGTCTACCGCACCGTGAAGCTTCTGGCCGAATCCGGCCTGGCCAAGGCCGTGCGTTTTGACGAAGGCGTGACCCGCTACGAGCCCAAGCACGGCCGCGAACACCACGATCACCTCATCTGCGTGCGTTGCCGACGCACCGAGGAGATACTCGACGAGCGCATCGAGAAGCTGCAAGAGGAACTGGCTCGCAAGCTGGGCTTCGTGCTCACCGGTCACAAGATGGACCTCTACGGCATCTGTTCCAAGTGCAGGCGCAAGGAACAGGAGAAAGACTAGCCGATACGTCGGAAGCCTTTCGAGGGCCACGAGACCGCTGTCCCTTGCATGCCTGCCCGATTATCCCGCCCCTGAATTTCACAGGCGCCTGCCTGCATCATGGAAGCGTCGATTTGGAGGAAGCAGAGGCGTCCAGGACTTGATTGACAATGATTATCATCATCCTTATTATTGAAAATATAAGCATATTCAACAGAGGCTCTCATCCATGACGCAAGCGCAACCGTTAACCAGCTTCGCGGCAGGCAGCCGGGTCAAGGTGGTCAATTTTGATTCCTGCAACCATGCGCGTTGCCGCCTGTGTGCCTTGGGCCTTACGCCCGGCGTCATGCTGGAGATCGATTCCGGCGGACCCGGCCCGTTGCGCATCCGCGTGCGCGGCTCCAGCCTCGTGCTGGGACAGGGCCTGGCCAGCCAAGTATTGGCTTCGCGCGTCGAGTAGCCCAAGAAAGAGCGATACCATGCAAACAGCTATTGTTATTATCATACTGGCCCTGGCCGCGATGTACGTTATTTGGCGGTTTTGGCGGGCAAGACAGGGCGCGTCCTGCTGCTCGGGCTGCGGGGGCTCGTGCGGCTGCTCCGACAGCAAGCCCAGGCTGGAGCCGCTCAGATCCGTGAACCCAAGCAATTCGGGCGGCCAACCCAAGGGTTCCTGCACGTCATGCGGCTGCGGCTCCCGAGAGCCTGCCGACAACCAAAACAGCTAGGAAGCAAAAGCGTTTATGCCCACACAGCAAGCGCTGCGTTCGCTCAAGGTCGGCCAGAAGGCCGTGGTCAGATCCGTCAAGGCCTCGGGCGAGCTTGGCCGCCGTATCCGCGACATGGGCCTGGTGCCCGGCGTGACTGTTGAGGTTGTGGGCCGTGCGCCCCTGAAGGACCCGGTGGCCCTGCGCATCCTGGACTTCACGCTCACCCTGCGCAACAACGAGGCCGACTGGATCACGGTGGAGATCAAAGACTAAAGCATTTTGCATTTTAGACGCTCCCTTCGGCGTTGACGGCGGAATTACATTCCGCCTACGCCTGCGGGGCGGCAAGCCATGCCGACGCATGGCTTGCAGAGCATTTTCAAAAGCAAAATGCTCTAAAAAGCCGGAAGAGGGCGCTGCCCTCTTCCGTGCCCTCACCTGCCAAGGTCATTCTCGGATAAGGCACGCCCCTGGACCCGTGAATCCGCGCGGTTCGTTTTTGGCCACCATGCGCACGCTCTTGGCCGGCGCCACGGCCTGCATCCGCCTCATCTCGGGGTCGCGGTACTTCCCGGCTCGCCGCCTGATCAGAAAGCCGCCGATGTTGATGCCCTGGTCCGTGATCTCCACACGGATCTTGGCCGTGGTCCTGGAGTTCTCGGCCAAGCCGAAGAGCACGTTGTACACGTCGCCCAAGGCCTGGGTCTCGACCTCGCCGCCGTAGCCCTCGGCTTTCAGGGGCTCCCGTATGGCCGTAAGCGCCTCGAAAACATCGTCCAGCTTGACGCCCCGGCGTCCCACTTCTTGGCTGGGACACCGCTATGCGGGTTGCTGAAATCGATGACCCAGCGCTCGAATCCTCCAGCCTCCATCAACACGGCCCAATCGCTCTTGCCGCGTGAACCTGCTCGACCCAGCTAAGGCCGGGTCGAGCAGGGCCGGATGGACGAAGACGAGCTGGGCCTGGCGCTTGGCCGGGTCGTAGGAGGCGGCAACCTTGGCTAACTTCTTTTAGGTAAGGTCCACTTCCTGGCCATTCATGGCCTTGAAGTGACCTACGCGGGCGATGTTGATCCAGCTGATGTGAGCCGGTTTAGCGGGTCAGGAGGGATATTTCGAGGGCGTTTTGCACAATATGAGCATAATTACGAGCCGTTGCAGGCTAACAAGTAAGGGGCTGCGTACCTGGAGGCAAGACGACAGCGAAGTCAGTCCGGCGGCTCGACATATTTCCTGGTGATGCTTCCGTTCCTTTTTAATTGACTGAACAATGATTTGTTGTCTTGCACTGGCTTCGTCCATTAGTGTGGTTATACGAAATACTATTGTCTACCACCTGAAACCAGTCAGGAGCTATGCCCTTTGCCTCTGGCAGCAATGTCAAAGAATGAAATGGAGAAGGCGTTAAAGCGCGCCCAGGA
The genomic region above belongs to Desulfocurvibacter africanus subsp. africanus DSM 2603 and contains:
- the pstB gene encoding phosphate ABC transporter ATP-binding protein PstB, which gives rise to MPAPNNIKMEARKLDFYYGDFKALMDINLELQKFQVTALIGPSGCGKSTFIRCLNRMNDLIPGTRLEGSLTLDNEDIYDPKVDVVDLRRKVGMVFQKPNPFPKTVFENVAYGLKVNGLTDKAFIAERVETSLRGAALWDEVKDRLHDNALGLSGGQQQRLCIARAMAVEPEVLLMDEPASALDPIATQKIEELIFELKKNYTIIIVTHSMQQAARVSDMTAFFYMGKLIEVDRTETLFTRPRNKQTEDYITGRFG
- a CDS encoding HAMP domain-containing sensor histidine kinase, translating into MPQSFSFRSRLILSFIVVIALSLLVSTWYSRHVIGKDLLDEAKQDTLRQVRMLTLLLERDLTFETPAELHAWLVEVSERQGSRLTFVAENGRVLADSSVPFDRVPLLDNHGQRPEIIAARDREAGVAIRHSDTLDKNLVYAAQMVKPRGGLPEGFLRVSTEHAHLDARLERTLGGLLIGAGATFALAALISFLLARQLSTQVGTMSNMAEAIGKGNYSQRLRLYPGKEFSPLAKSINRMAESIQIQIETITVQKQQLVAILDNMKEGVMLLSADGRIQAVNRAMTLIFPGIEHCQGKTPLEAIMDPVLHQECERALENRETGAPVSLLLEPRSGVFYDVGIVPLKESGSGLGAVVVFHDISRLKHLERVRRDFVANVSHELRTPLTSIKGYAETLQSDPAASPQAKGFLNIIVKNANHMTKILGDLLNLSRLEADRQAFELAPVDAQAAVMSAYRECESLGRGRGVALVCRIPEKAVFVLADYDRLVQVFRNLIENALRYSPEHGSVTVFHQTGDGEVLFGVSDRGPGIPRDEQAKIFERFYRVEKHRLKMGGSSGLGLAIAKHIVERHGGRIWVVSPATGEDTGATFYFTMPPASQDAAKAQD
- a CDS encoding response regulator, with amino-acid sequence MAKETILIVEDDEDILQLIKFNVESAGYDAITASDGLEALNKARRHMPDLILLDLMLPGMDGFEVCKELKRGSETGRIPILMLTARGEEVDRIVGLELGADDYVVKPFSPREIILRVRAVLRRNKGEEDVRQSWRRERLSVDMEAHRAEIDDQELLLTATEFKLLSELIRNPGRVLTREQLLNTVWGYEFEGYARTVDTHVRRLRQKLGDYAKFVETVRGVGYRFKE
- a CDS encoding Fur family transcriptional regulator, which gives rise to MTSSTQENPLELFSEFLAEHGLRMTPQRRLILEVFLEHGGHLAAEELYDCVRQLDPSVGQATVYRTVKLLAESGLAKAVRFDEGVTRYEPKHGREHHDHLICVRCRRTEEILDERIEKLQEELARKLGFVLTGHKMDLYGICSKCRRKEQEKD
- a CDS encoding FeoA family protein, whose protein sequence is MTQAQPLTSFAAGSRVKVVNFDSCNHARCRLCALGLTPGVMLEIDSGGPGPLRIRVRGSSLVLGQGLASQVLASRVE
- a CDS encoding FeoB-associated Cys-rich membrane protein, which translates into the protein MQTAIVIIILALAAMYVIWRFWRARQGASCCSGCGGSCGCSDSKPRLEPLRSVNPSNSGGQPKGSCTSCGCGSREPADNQNS
- a CDS encoding FeoA family protein; the encoded protein is MPTQQALRSLKVGQKAVVRSVKASGELGRRIRDMGLVPGVTVEVVGRAPLKDPVALRILDFTLTLRNNEADWITVEIKD